One Phaseolus vulgaris cultivar G19833 chromosome 11, P. vulgaris v2.0, whole genome shotgun sequence genomic window carries:
- the LOC137830673 gene encoding UDP-glycosyltransferase 79B30 — protein MEPRPLHIAMYPWLAMGHQTAFLHLCNKLAIRGHRISFITPPKAQAKLEPFNLHPELITFVTITVPHVEGLPPDAQTTADVTYPLQPNIMTAMDLTKDDIETLLTDLKPDLVFYDFTHWMPTLTKKLGIKAVHYCTASSVMVGYTLPPARYYQGIDLSESDLMEPPKGYPDSSIKLHAHEARAFAGKRKDTFGSDVLFYDRQFTALNEADVLAYRTCREIEGPYLDYIGNEFNKPVLASGPVILEPPTSELEEKFSTWLGGFEPGTVVYCCFGSECTLRPEQFQELVLGLELTGMPFLAAVKPPVGFHTVESAMPEGFEERVKGRGFVYGGWVMQQLILAHPSVGCFITHCGSGSLSEALVNKCRLVLLPNVGDQILNARMMANNLEVGVEVDKGEDGMYTKDSVCKAVSIVMDEENETSKKVTVNHTRIRETLLDKDLESYYLDNFCTRLREILHK, from the exons ATGGAGCCACGTCCTTTGCACATAGCTATGTATCCATGGTTGGCCATGGGTCACCAAACCGCATTCCTCCACCTATGCAACAAGTTAGCCATAAGGGGTCACAGAATCTCCTTCATCACTCCCCCAAAAGCACAAGCCAAGTTGGAACCATTCAACTTGCATCCTGAGTTGATCACATTTGTTACCATCACAGTTCCACATGTTGAAGGGCTTCCCCCTGATGCACAAACCACTGCAGATGTCACTTACCCTTTGCAACCAAACATCATGACAGCCATGGATCTCACCAAAGATGACATAGAAACCCTTCTTACTGATCTTAAACCTGACCTTGTTTTCTATGATTTCACACATTGGATGCCAACCTTGACAAAGAAATTAGGCATCAAGGCTGTGCACTATTGCACTGCCAGCTCTGTGATGGTTGGTTACACTCTCCCACCAGCCAGATATTACCAAGGAATTGACCTATCAGAAAGTGACCTCATGGAACCCCCAAAAGG GTACCCTGACTCGTCCATCAAGCTTCATGCTCATGAGGCTCGTGCCTTTGCCGGGAAAAGAAAGGATACGTTTGGGAGCGATGTTCTGTTCTATGATCGCCAATTCACCGCACTGAATGAAGCTGATGTGTTGGCATACAGAACATGCAGAGAAATTGAAGGGCCTTATCTTGATTACATTGGAAATGAGTTTAACAAGCCTGTGCTTGCAAGTGGTCCAGTTATTCTGGAGCCACCAACCTCTGAATTGGAGGAGAAATTCTCCACATGGCTTGGAGGGTTTGAGCCAGGCACAGTGGTTTATTGTTGTTTTGGGAGTGAGTGCACTTTGAGGCCAGAGCAGTTCCAAGAGTTGGTGCTTGGTCTTGAGCTCACTGGCATGCCATTCCTGGCAGCCGTGAAGCCCCCAGTAGGGTTTCATACAGTGGAATCAGCAATGCCTGAAGGGTTTGAAGAGAGGGTTAAAGGGAGAGGATTTGTGTATGGAGGGTGGGTTATGCAACAGTTGATTCTTGCACACCCTTCTGTGGGGTGCTTCATCACACATTGTGGTTCTGGGTCTTTGTCTGAGGCACTGGTGAACAAGTGTCGGTTGGTTCTGCTGCCTAATGTTGGTGACCAGATCCTGAATGCAAGGATGATGGCCAACAACTTGGAGGTTGGGGTGGAAGTGGATAAAGGTGAAGATGGAATGTACACAAAGGATAGTGTGTGCAAAGCTGTGAGCATTGTGATGGATGAGGAGAATGAAACTAGCAAAAAGGTGACGGTTAATCATACTAGAATCAGAGAGACCCTGCTTGACAAAGATTTAGAGTCCTATTATCTTGACAACTTCTGCACGAGACTTCGAGAGATACTTCACAAATGA